Within the Cyanobacterium sp. T60_A2020_053 genome, the region ATTGGGAAAGAGCCTTTAAGATAAAAACTGTCTGGAGGGCGCTGGGTTAAACGTTGCAATTGTTTGGCACTCCAATCAAGATCAATATTTTTTTCTAAACGGGCAGTTATAATCGGAAAAGCATATTTTTCTACATCTCCTTCACTGGGTATCTTAGTAGTTTCCGCCAGTTGATCAATCACTAAATTAGCTTTAATTTGAAATAGTTTTTCCTCTTCTATTTCATTGGCTTGAACTGAAGAAATATTTTCATTAATGACAGTAATCAAAGACAATAATAAAAATAAAAAATATTTGATTTTAAGTAATGCCATTACTAGAAAATTTCCCCAAAGAAAGTAACACTAAATTCAAACAAAAAAAGTAATTTAGTCAGGATACCAAAACATACCCTTAATCCCTTCAGGATCAAGTATAAAACCTAAACGGCGATAAAATTCCACCACTTGAGGATCAGCAAACAAAGTAACATTACTAATATCATCACTACGCAACTTTTGAATCATATATTTCATCAAAGTTTTACCCAAACCCTTATTTTGGAAGCGCGGATGAATCACTACATCCCAGACAGTAGCATTAAAAGCATGATCAGAGGTCGCACGGGCAAAACCAATCAATACTTTACGATTACCTTTCATTTCCCATGCAGATACCACTAGATAACTATGTTCCAGCGCCTTCCGCACCTTTCGTAAAGGTCTTCTTGCCCATCCCACGGAGTCGCAAAGTTCCTCTAATTCATACAAATCGATTTCTTCTTGGGTACTAAAAAATATTTTAGCATTGCCAAAACGTTCTGTATCTAACGATACCCAATCTCTGTGATAGTCTGTAGCGCCCGAATTATTATCGCTACTTCCCTTTGTAAAAAATTTTTGTAACCAAACCATGCCTATATGGCTAAAGTAAGAATTTTATTATATTTTGTCCCATTGATTTCTCAATAAGTCCAATTCATATAATAGCACCTTGTTGCATAACATTTTTCCTCAATTCGGGCAAAAAACTACAATATAAAACAATTATCTTCATCACCCATTGAATAGTAATTCAATATTTGCTAATTAGTTATCCATCCTTCTGATTGATTTCGTTTAACTTTCATTGCATCTTCATGATTTATAAATTTTTAGTTTTTATCATAAAAACTAAAATCAGCTTAATTTAGTTAATTTTTCAGATATTGATGTTTGATTAGAGTAAGAGACATTATTTGAAGGAAAGATATGTTGCCAGTTAAAAATTAGCGCATTTATTTCCCAAAGTAGCCACAACCGTACCAATCACAGAAATAGTGGCTATAATGATCGTAGTTTTTGAATCGTGAAAATGATTACTCATAATAAACTTTACGCAAAAACAAAGGTTTTAGGTTGGGGTAAATCTTTACCATCTTCTTGATAATCTTCGATGATTAACTCTAAAACTTCCTGCCCATTTTTTAAGGC harbors:
- a CDS encoding GNAT family N-acetyltransferase, which translates into the protein MVWLQKFFTKGSSDNNSGATDYHRDWVSLDTERFGNAKIFFSTQEEIDLYELEELCDSVGWARRPLRKVRKALEHSYLVVSAWEMKGNRKVLIGFARATSDHAFNATVWDVVIHPRFQNKGLGKTLMKYMIQKLRSDDISNVTLFADPQVVEFYRRLGFILDPEGIKGMFWYPD